One genomic segment of Aythya fuligula isolate bAytFul2 chromosome 5, bAytFul2.pri, whole genome shotgun sequence includes these proteins:
- the CHGA gene encoding chromogranin-A — protein MGPALLGLLLLALPALSLPVTSDMSKGDTKVMKCIVEVISDTLSKPNPLPISEECLETLRGDERIISILRHQNLLKELQEIAAQGANERTQQQKKNNGFEDELSEVLESQNDENKQRDAAWQHAEEEQPTESLAELPAEKTQQKEDLRKEGKNSLGEREPRPRDADPGEKEDQEEAESNEIRDTGDAQGEEALENHIGKDPSEDELQPREDEEEQPGGPRDSQEMEEEGEQPSRQGQEQNKEAVGKRMEREDDGEDAPAEEDPTEAERSLDLAEEDVGAEEMQGEDSNDDALGFGKDGQSSEEEEEEQPRALRRGRHHLEDEGMQADEDTFQPRDAKSEEMEDESSREWEDSKRWNKMDELAKQLTSKKRMEENDSGEDPDRSMKMAFRSHKYDFSSPEEGVRRSRKHHSKEDSSEGGFPLAPMPEEKKDEEGSANRRTEDQELESLAAIEAELEHVAHKLHELRRG, from the exons aTGGGCCCGGCGCTGCTcggcctcctgctgctggccctgcccg CTCTCTCTCTTCCTGTGACCAGCGACATGAGCAAAGGGGACACCAAG GTGATGAAATGCATCGTGGAGGTCATCTCTGATACTTTATCGAAGCCAAACCCACTTCCAATCAGTGAGGAATGCCTGGAAACGCTCCGAGGAG ATGAACGAATCATTTCGATCCTTCGCCACCAGAATTTACTGAAGGAACTCCAGGAAATCGCTGCTCAAG GTGCCAACGAGAGGactcagcagcagaagaaaaacaatggcTTTGAAGATGAACTTTCTGAAGTCCTTGAAAGTCAGAATGATGAGAACAAGCAAAGAG ATGCAGCGTGGCAGCACgctgaggaggagcagcccACGGAGTCCCTGGCTGAGCTACCAGCAGAGAAAACCCAGCAGAAAGAAGATTTgagaaaggaggggaagaacAGCCTGGGGGAGAGGGAGCCCAGGCCACGGGATGCTGACCCTGGTGAGAAGGAGGAccaggaggaagcagagagcaATGAGATCAGGGACACGGGGGATGCCCAAGGAGAAGAAGCTTTGGAAAACCACATCGGCAAAGATCCGAGTGAGGATGAGCTGCAGCCCCGAGAGGATGAAGAGGAGCAGCCCGGAGGCCCCAGGGACAGCcaggagatggaggaggagggagagcagccttccaggcagggccaggagcagaaCAAGGAGGCGGTGGGGAAGCGCATGGAGCGGGAGGACGACGGAGAAGATGCTCCTGCAGAGGAGGACCCTACTGAAGCAGAGAGGTCGCTTGACTTGGCTGAGGAGGACGTGGGGGCTGAGGAGATGCAGGGAGAGGACA GTAACGACGATGCTCTGGGATTTGGCAAAGATGGGCAGAGctccgaggaggaggaggaggagcagccacGTGCACTGAGACGAGGAAGGCATCACCTGGAGGATGAGGGGATGCAGGCGGACGAGGACACCTTCCAGCCCAGGGATGCCAAAAGTGAGGAAATGGAGGATGAGTCCTCCAGGGAGTGGGAGGACTCCAAGAGGTGGAACAAAATGGATGAGCTGGCCAAGCAGCTGACATCGAAGAAGCGCATGGAGGAAAACGATAGTGGAGAAGACCCAGACAGGTCCATGAAAATGGCATTCAGGTCCCACAAGTATGACTTCAGCAGCCCAGAGGAAGGAGTGAGAAGGTCACGGAAGCATCACTCGAAGGAGGACAGCAGTGAAGGAGGCTTTCCGCTGGCTCCCatgcctgaagaaaagaaggacgAGGAAGGCAGTGCTAACAGGAGAACAGAG GACCAAGAGCTGGAGAGCCTGGCAGCCATCGAGGCCGAGCTGGAGCACGTGGCCCACAAGCTGCACGAGCTGAGGCGGGGCTGA